The Planococcus versutus genome contains a region encoding:
- the ftsA gene encoding cell division protein FtsA: protein MSQSELYVSLDIGSSSVKVLIGEMANKSLNVIGVGNVKSSGIKKGAIVDIDATVQSIKKAVDQAERMIGKSIHEVVLGIPANKALLQPVKGIVAVNSENREITDDDLDRVLEAAQVMSIPPERELVNIIPEQYIVDHLGEIKDPRGMIGIRLEMDGTMVTTSKTILHNVLRCVERAGLEIRDIYVQPLAAGSYALTEDEKNHGTACIDIGGGSTSISIFQDGHLTASSVIPVGGDHVTKDLSIILKTPTDQAEKIKLEYGHAFFEDASEDEVFEVPVIGSDSTEQYNQKYISEIIGVRLEELFELILDEFYRLGVQDLPGGVVLTGGMAKLDGLPELARNILQTRVRLFTPEFIGVREPQYTTAVGLIQYAYMEDVFYGRVGNGGAISGTVKTEHHEVQHAAKQKQPKQNSEGVVSKAKKMFDRFFE from the coding sequence TTGAGTCAATCAGAATTATACGTTAGTCTAGATATCGGTTCGTCATCCGTAAAAGTATTAATCGGAGAAATGGCCAATAAGTCATTGAATGTAATTGGTGTAGGAAATGTAAAGTCTAGTGGAATAAAAAAAGGTGCGATTGTTGACATAGATGCAACGGTGCAGTCCATTAAAAAAGCAGTCGATCAAGCAGAACGCATGATAGGCAAATCTATTCACGAAGTTGTACTAGGAATTCCAGCAAACAAAGCACTGCTACAGCCTGTAAAAGGCATTGTTGCAGTGAATAGTGAGAATCGTGAAATTACCGATGATGATTTAGATCGTGTATTAGAAGCGGCTCAAGTTATGTCGATTCCCCCAGAACGGGAACTAGTAAACATCATTCCCGAACAATACATTGTCGATCACTTAGGTGAGATCAAAGATCCACGAGGCATGATTGGTATCCGTCTTGAAATGGATGGTACAATGGTGACAACCTCAAAAACCATCTTACACAACGTGCTTCGTTGCGTTGAAAGAGCAGGACTTGAAATTCGTGATATTTATGTACAACCACTAGCAGCAGGAAGCTACGCGTTGACAGAAGATGAAAAAAACCATGGCACAGCGTGTATCGATATTGGTGGAGGATCTACTTCTATTTCAATTTTCCAAGATGGTCATTTAACTGCGTCTTCTGTTATTCCAGTTGGAGGCGATCACGTAACGAAAGACTTGTCCATTATTTTAAAAACACCAACAGATCAAGCTGAAAAAATCAAACTTGAATATGGTCATGCATTTTTTGAAGATGCTTCAGAAGACGAAGTATTTGAAGTTCCAGTTATTGGATCAGATTCGACAGAACAATATAATCAAAAATACATATCTGAAATAATCGGAGTTCGTTTAGAAGAACTTTTCGAATTGATTTTAGATGAATTTTATCGTTTAGGTGTTCAAGATTTACCAGGCGGTGTTGTGTTAACAGGTGGTATGGCTAAATTAGATGGTCTTCCAGAATTGGCACGCAACATTTTACAGACACGTGTTCGTTTGTTCACGCCAGAGTTTATTGGCGTCCGTGAACCACAATATACGACAGCAGTCGGCTTGATTCAATATGCATACATGGAAGATGTCTTCTATGGTCGTGTTGGAAATGGTGGAGCGATTTCAGGAACGGTTAAAACTGAACATCACGAAGTGCAACATGCGGCCAAGCAAAAACAGCCAAAGCAAAATTCAGAAGGTGTTGTAAGTAAAGCGAAAAAAATGTTTGATCGATTCTTTGAATAA
- a CDS encoding small basic family protein — protein sequence MWLPILGLILGISLGLLTDIQIPPEYGNYLSIAVLASLDTLFGGIRAHLQQVYDDKVFVSGFFFNIALAAGLAFLGVHLGVDLYLAAIFAFGVRLFQNIAVIRRIILAKWTEKKEVRETI from the coding sequence ATGTGGTTGCCAATCTTAGGTTTAATACTCGGGATATCGCTTGGACTGTTAACGGATATTCAGATTCCTCCTGAATATGGCAATTACTTATCAATCGCTGTATTAGCATCGCTCGATACCCTTTTCGGTGGAATCCGTGCTCATTTACAACAAGTCTATGATGATAAAGTATTCGTATCGGGATTTTTTTTCAATATTGCTTTAGCAGCTGGACTTGCCTTTTTAGGTGTTCATCTAGGTGTAGATTTGTACTTAGCTGCAATTTTCGCATTTGGTGTTCGGCTATTTCAAAACATTGCCGTTATCCGACGTATTATTTTGGCAAAATGGACTGAAAAAAAAGAAGTTAGAGAAACAATTTAA
- a CDS encoding DUF881 domain-containing protein produces the protein MAGIQYNTINEPNTRDTRDVWEVRQELSRETKLHSQLLSEIDSLDNTLDKYEAASDASPEQALRETAGELRMLAGLIETTGPGIEVLIEPSMEAVALGLDIKGISPDLLIRLVNEINRFNALHISIDGKRIVNTTAIRDINGQTTVNTKSVETPPFSIKIISNTMEDSEKLYNHLLASRILDDFYIDNMTLTVSTPKPDLVIEAYDGAIDTKYLQATEEE, from the coding sequence ATGGCGGGCATACAATATAATACAATCAATGAACCTAATACTCGTGATACACGCGATGTTTGGGAAGTTAGACAAGAACTGTCACGAGAAACGAAATTGCATTCTCAATTACTCTCTGAGATTGACAGTCTGGATAACACTTTAGATAAATACGAAGCAGCGTCTGATGCTAGTCCTGAGCAAGCATTACGTGAAACAGCTGGAGAACTTAGAATGTTAGCCGGATTAATAGAAACCACAGGTCCTGGAATCGAAGTTTTGATCGAACCTTCAATGGAAGCGGTTGCGTTAGGACTTGATATTAAAGGGATTTCACCAGACTTGCTCATTCGACTAGTCAATGAAATCAATCGTTTCAATGCTTTGCATATTTCCATAGATGGCAAACGAATTGTCAATACTACAGCAATTCGAGATATAAATGGCCAAACAACGGTTAATACCAAATCAGTAGAAACCCCACCGTTTTCCATAAAAATAATCTCTAATACGATGGAAGACTCAGAAAAGCTGTATAATCATTTATTGGCATCACGTATATTAGACGACTTTTACATTGATAATATGACATTAACAGTTTCAACGCCCAAACCCGATTTAGTTATTGAAGCATACGATGGTGCAATAGACACCAAATATTTACAAGCAACAGAGGAGGAATAG
- a CDS encoding DUF881 domain-containing protein — MKTPTRNSRKNFSKSIIFSLVFLVLGFIMAYSYSLSSANRESEKFTGGAFFEQEEQYRKELISQQERNKELRVELQNKQSNVQEFEQSFADGENRYTEYAEEAKELRRYLGLVPVQGTGLKVTLQDGEYNPNSVNPNDYIVHESHVFQVINELYISGAEAISINGQRIHGNSHIVCTGPVIAVDGIQYPAPFVIEAIGEPKVLTSSMELTGGIIDQLVNDNIIVTMDEGLIIKMPALLTES, encoded by the coding sequence ATGAAAACCCCGACGAGGAATAGTCGCAAAAACTTCAGTAAATCCATTATATTTTCTTTAGTTTTTCTTGTTTTGGGTTTTATCATGGCTTACTCTTATAGCCTTTCTAGCGCAAATAGAGAATCTGAAAAATTTACAGGTGGCGCTTTTTTCGAACAAGAAGAACAATATCGAAAAGAGTTAATCAGTCAACAAGAACGCAACAAAGAGTTGCGTGTAGAACTACAAAACAAACAAAGCAACGTTCAAGAGTTTGAACAATCTTTTGCTGATGGAGAAAATCGATATACAGAATATGCTGAAGAAGCAAAGGAATTAAGAAGATATTTAGGGTTAGTTCCTGTACAAGGCACTGGATTAAAAGTAACGCTGCAAGATGGCGAATATAATCCGAATTCAGTAAATCCAAATGATTATATCGTTCATGAAAGCCATGTTTTCCAAGTGATTAACGAATTGTATATTTCAGGTGCAGAAGCCATTTCTATTAACGGTCAACGCATTCATGGAAATTCACATATTGTTTGTACAGGTCCAGTTATTGCAGTGGATGGTATACAATATCCAGCGCCGTTTGTGATTGAAGCTATTGGCGAGCCTAAAGTGTTGACATCTTCAATGGAGTTAACCGGAGGGATTATCGATCAATTGGTCAATGACAATATTATTGTAACGATGGATGAAGGACTCATTATTAAAATGCCTGCTTTACTTACAGAGTCATGA
- a CDS encoding cell division protein FtsQ/DivIB: MDKVIDIEERIPSLRERRKKRTNRKFVALLLIFLTLLAILLYSQSKYSEIQNITIEGAVLFDQKSYEAASGLTIGDSMWSFDTRAVAQKIEKLEWVEKATVKKNWLTGVKLDVQEYVQMGYLDVGNSYQMILSNNLALNQPVTIVNGPIYSNFDDEKKREALIDQLTDIEPEVLQLVSQIMLNIEKEDADYVTLYMNDGNEIRGILSTLAEKMNYYPSVVAQLEDEQKGVIDMEVGIFFRSYADVYGFAKEVSENENPDEE, encoded by the coding sequence ATGGACAAAGTGATTGACATCGAAGAACGCATCCCGTCTCTCCGCGAACGTAGAAAAAAAAGAACCAATCGTAAGTTCGTGGCACTGCTGCTCATTTTTCTCACTTTGCTTGCCATACTTTTATACAGCCAGTCGAAGTATAGTGAAATTCAGAATATCACTATTGAAGGAGCTGTTCTTTTTGATCAAAAAAGCTATGAGGCAGCAAGTGGATTAACGATCGGAGACTCTATGTGGTCTTTTGATACGCGAGCTGTTGCCCAAAAAATAGAAAAGCTGGAATGGGTCGAAAAAGCAACTGTCAAAAAAAATTGGTTAACTGGCGTTAAACTTGATGTACAAGAGTATGTTCAGATGGGATATTTGGATGTGGGCAATAGCTATCAAATGATCTTGTCAAACAATTTAGCGCTCAATCAACCGGTCACAATTGTTAATGGTCCAATCTACTCGAATTTTGATGATGAGAAAAAGCGTGAAGCACTGATTGATCAATTAACGGATATTGAACCGGAAGTTCTTCAGCTAGTTTCACAGATTATGTTAAATATTGAAAAAGAAGATGCAGACTACGTGACTTTATATATGAATGACGGCAATGAAATTCGTGGCATTCTTAGCACTTTAGCAGAGAAAATGAATTATTACCCATCGGTCGTAGCACAGTTAGAAGATGAACAAAAAGGCGTTATTGATATGGAAGTAGGTATCTTTTTCCGTTCTTATGCAGACGTTTATGGATTTGCAAAGGAGGTCTCGGAAAATGAAAACCCCGACGAGGAATAG
- the murD gene encoding UDP-N-acetylmuramoyl-L-alanine--D-glutamate ligase produces the protein MKEAPQLHQKKVLVLGLAKSGFTAARILNKLGAFVTVNDSKPFEENPEAQELLNMGITVICGRHPEDLLEEGFELVVKNPGIPYSNVLIQAAITKGIPVWTEIELAYLISEAPFIGITGSNGKTTTTTLLFHMLNQDKKHPLIAGNIGTVASGVAEKAKTKNIIVTELSSFQLKGTVAFRPDIAIITNLYEAHLDYHGSVEDYRASKMKLTENQTAEDYFIYNADQSILVEHAKNCKAQLVPFTLKGRTAESSSADDKWVYWQGEKLIERSKIVLAGQHNLENILAATAATMIQGGTKETIIRVLTSFTGVKHRSQFIVEWHGRKFYNDSKATNALATKSALEAFPENIILLAGGLERNHSLEELRPFMNRVKVLVTFGETAQRMTEFASECGVESIEQAGKMDDAVEKAINHSASGDTILLSPACASWDQYDSFEIRGDAFITAVQKMTEANE, from the coding sequence ATGAAAGAAGCACCGCAATTACATCAAAAAAAAGTTTTGGTTTTAGGATTAGCGAAAAGCGGATTTACTGCAGCTCGTATTTTAAACAAACTAGGAGCTTTTGTAACTGTAAATGATTCAAAGCCTTTTGAGGAAAATCCAGAAGCACAAGAATTATTAAATATGGGCATCACAGTTATTTGCGGAAGACATCCCGAAGACTTGCTAGAAGAAGGCTTTGAGTTAGTAGTAAAAAACCCAGGAATCCCATACAGCAATGTGTTGATACAAGCAGCTATCACAAAGGGTATTCCAGTATGGACTGAAATTGAATTGGCTTATTTGATTAGTGAAGCGCCATTTATTGGAATCACTGGTTCAAATGGCAAAACAACAACGACTACTTTATTGTTCCATATGCTCAATCAAGATAAGAAGCATCCACTAATTGCTGGGAATATTGGAACCGTGGCAAGTGGAGTTGCTGAAAAAGCAAAAACGAAAAATATTATTGTAACAGAGCTGTCTTCGTTTCAGCTGAAAGGAACCGTGGCTTTCCGTCCGGATATCGCTATTATTACGAATCTGTATGAAGCGCATTTAGATTATCACGGTTCTGTAGAGGACTATCGTGCTTCCAAAATGAAATTAACTGAAAATCAAACAGCAGAAGATTATTTTATTTACAACGCAGATCAGTCGATACTAGTCGAACACGCGAAAAACTGCAAAGCTCAGTTGGTTCCCTTTACGTTAAAAGGACGTACTGCCGAAAGTTCTAGTGCAGATGATAAGTGGGTTTATTGGCAAGGAGAGAAACTGATCGAGCGTTCGAAAATTGTATTAGCAGGTCAGCATAATTTAGAGAATATTTTAGCTGCTACTGCTGCAACGATGATTCAAGGCGGAACTAAAGAAACCATTATTCGTGTTCTCACCTCATTTACAGGCGTTAAGCATCGCTCGCAATTTATTGTTGAATGGCACGGACGAAAGTTTTATAACGATTCAAAAGCCACCAATGCTTTGGCAACAAAAAGTGCGTTAGAAGCATTTCCGGAAAACATCATCTTATTAGCTGGTGGTTTAGAGCGGAATCATTCGCTAGAAGAACTCCGCCCATTTATGAATCGTGTTAAAGTATTAGTAACTTTCGGCGAAACAGCACAACGAATGACGGAATTTGCAAGCGAATGTGGAGTAGAATCTATTGAACAAGCCGGTAAAATGGATGATGCGGTCGAAAAAGCGATAAATCACTCTGCTTCTGGTGATACAATACTGTTATCTCCTGCATGTGCGAGCTGGGATCAATACGATAGTTTTGAAATTCGAGGAGATGCTTTTATCACGGCAGTGCAAAAAATGACAGAAGCAAATGAATAA
- the mraY gene encoding phospho-N-acetylmuramoyl-pentapeptide-transferase → MNTYTIMSLGIALLLTVVLMPLFIPLLKRMKFGQSIREEGPQSHMKKTGTPTMGGLVFLISIIFTVIIVTWLANLLTAKTLILLMVLFGYGLIGFLDDFIKVVLKRNLGLTSLQKLLAQIVIAVISFLVLNGIDFETGLSIPFTSISIELSWLYVFFIVFWLVGFSNAVNLTDGLDGLVAGTASIAFAAFGILALYQEETAIAIFAFSVTGGLLGFLIFNKYPAKVFMGDTGSLALGGALAMVSILLKQELLLLIIGFVFVIETASVILQVGSFKLRQKRIFKMSPIHHHFELSGWSEWKVVIVFWSVGLISAAIAVFLEVM, encoded by the coding sequence ATGAATACTTATACAATAATGAGTCTAGGAATTGCTTTGTTATTAACGGTGGTATTAATGCCGCTATTTATTCCTTTGTTAAAACGAATGAAATTTGGACAAAGTATCCGAGAAGAAGGACCACAATCACATATGAAAAAAACAGGCACCCCGACAATGGGTGGCTTAGTTTTCTTAATTTCTATTATTTTCACTGTGATAATAGTAACTTGGTTAGCAAATCTATTAACAGCAAAAACACTGATTTTACTAATGGTATTATTCGGTTACGGACTGATTGGCTTTTTAGATGATTTTATCAAGGTTGTTTTGAAACGTAATCTAGGATTAACTTCTCTCCAAAAATTACTTGCTCAAATTGTCATTGCCGTCATTTCGTTCTTAGTTTTAAATGGTATTGACTTTGAAACAGGATTGAGTATTCCTTTCACAAGTATTTCTATTGAATTATCGTGGTTGTATGTGTTCTTTATCGTCTTTTGGCTTGTTGGATTCTCCAACGCAGTCAATTTAACAGATGGTTTAGACGGTTTAGTAGCAGGAACAGCTTCTATTGCTTTTGCTGCTTTTGGCATACTTGCACTTTATCAAGAGGAAACAGCTATCGCTATCTTCGCTTTTTCTGTCACAGGTGGTTTGCTTGGGTTCTTAATCTTCAATAAGTATCCTGCAAAAGTCTTTATGGGAGATACGGGCTCTTTAGCGTTAGGTGGAGCACTTGCCATGGTGTCAATCTTGCTGAAACAAGAATTGTTACTATTGATCATCGGATTTGTATTCGTTATTGAAACAGCATCCGTTATTTTACAAGTGGGTAGTTTCAAACTGCGTCAAAAACGAATCTTCAAAATGAGTCCAATTCATCATCATTTCGAGTTGAGCGGATGGTCAGAATGGAAAGTAGTTATCGTTTTCTGGTCAGTCGGTCTTATCAGTGCGGCAATCGCCGTCTTTTTGGAGGTAATGTAA
- a CDS encoding penicillin-binding protein, with protein MKKKFRFQGGAFLLFLLFAGLFFLLLTRIVTIQATGKVEGQELAAKAAAKYSQEEVLTAERGRILDRNGETIAEDTLTYKLVAILDESVTQKASDPQHVVDAVETAEKLAGFLNVPKENILGILETGIAEDRYQVEFGSAGREISHTQMLEMKEANIPGLLFVRDLKRLYPNGAFASHLIGYAMKEELKNGETKTTGRMGLEAIHNDVLTGKNGKLEFDTDKWGFLLPNNESAITPAVNGSDVQLTLDKTLQNFLEDAMNGVQEEYDPTRMIAVIADPKTGEILAMSQRPTFDPNTREGLSENWLNESIELTIEPGSPMKMFTLAAAIEEGKWDPNATYQSGTYSMLGSTIGDHNGGRGWGTISFLEGFQRSSNVSMAYLLERLGADTFMTYIDAFGFGDKTGIDLPKEASGKILDQYPINKLTTAYGQGSTVTPIQMIQAASAIANDGVMMKPYVIDQIKNAETGKVTLKSNPEKAGQPISAETAEKVKEVLASTVTSEVGSARGFALQDYTIAGKTGTAQIPKEGGGYLKGANNYLFSFLGMAPAEDPELLIYVGVQQPKTPGNEYGSVPVAKIFTSVMENGLKYLNIQPENMAQAATVPVETYIDQHVTKATEHLQELGVEVVVTGNTEKVISQYPKNGDVVLKGGQVILKTAGETTLPDFTGWSKRELLAYQTLSGLSLEIVGQGYAMTQSVATDEIVGDNEPVVIELQPPEIYYPAQAEAKEQNVLENPTLEIEVETPQQEIETEIPTDEMTE; from the coding sequence ATGAAAAAAAAATTTCGATTTCAAGGAGGAGCCTTTCTGCTATTTTTGTTATTCGCAGGGCTCTTTTTCCTTTTGTTGACAAGAATTGTAACGATTCAAGCCACGGGTAAAGTAGAAGGGCAAGAACTTGCTGCAAAAGCTGCAGCTAAATACAGTCAGGAAGAAGTACTGACGGCTGAACGAGGACGCATTCTTGATCGTAACGGGGAAACGATTGCAGAAGATACACTAACTTATAAGCTGGTCGCAATTCTTGATGAGTCTGTTACTCAAAAAGCGAGTGACCCACAGCATGTAGTAGATGCTGTGGAAACAGCAGAAAAGTTAGCGGGATTTTTGAATGTTCCGAAAGAAAACATTTTGGGAATTTTAGAAACAGGCATAGCGGAAGATCGTTACCAAGTAGAATTTGGCTCTGCAGGACGCGAAATTAGTCACACGCAGATGCTAGAAATGAAAGAAGCTAACATACCTGGCTTATTATTTGTTCGGGATTTAAAAAGATTGTATCCGAATGGTGCATTTGCTTCTCACTTGATTGGCTATGCTATGAAAGAGGAACTAAAGAACGGAGAAACAAAAACGACCGGTAGAATGGGTCTTGAAGCGATACACAATGATGTGTTGACAGGTAAAAATGGTAAACTTGAATTTGATACTGATAAATGGGGCTTCTTATTACCGAACAATGAATCAGCGATTACACCTGCAGTTAATGGATCTGATGTCCAATTGACGTTGGATAAGACCTTGCAAAATTTTCTGGAAGATGCCATGAATGGCGTTCAAGAAGAATATGACCCAACTCGAATGATCGCTGTAATCGCAGATCCAAAAACAGGAGAAATTTTGGCGATGTCGCAGCGCCCAACCTTTGATCCGAATACGCGAGAAGGATTATCAGAGAATTGGTTAAATGAAAGCATTGAGTTGACAATCGAACCTGGATCTCCAATGAAAATGTTTACATTAGCTGCAGCTATTGAAGAAGGCAAATGGGATCCGAATGCGACGTATCAGTCAGGAACCTACAGTATGCTTGGAAGTACAATTGGTGATCATAACGGTGGTCGAGGATGGGGAACCATTTCGTTTTTAGAAGGGTTTCAACGCTCATCTAACGTATCAATGGCTTACTTATTAGAACGATTAGGAGCAGATACTTTTATGACATATATCGATGCTTTTGGCTTTGGCGATAAAACGGGTATTGACTTGCCAAAGGAAGCATCAGGAAAAATACTAGATCAATACCCAATCAACAAATTGACGACAGCATATGGACAAGGCTCTACAGTAACACCGATTCAAATGATTCAGGCTGCATCAGCTATTGCAAACGATGGCGTCATGATGAAACCATATGTAATTGATCAAATTAAAAACGCGGAAACTGGGAAAGTTACTTTGAAAAGTAATCCGGAAAAAGCAGGTCAGCCTATTTCAGCAGAAACTGCCGAAAAAGTTAAAGAAGTGCTTGCTTCAACAGTTACTTCTGAAGTCGGTTCGGCAAGAGGCTTTGCGCTTCAGGATTATACAATCGCTGGAAAAACGGGTACAGCACAAATTCCAAAAGAAGGCGGCGGCTATTTGAAAGGTGCTAATAATTATTTGTTTTCGTTCTTAGGAATGGCTCCTGCAGAAGATCCAGAACTGCTTATCTATGTGGGGGTGCAACAACCAAAAACACCTGGCAATGAATATGGTTCAGTGCCGGTTGCAAAAATTTTCACTTCAGTTATGGAAAACGGCTTGAAATACTTGAATATACAGCCAGAAAACATGGCTCAAGCAGCAACAGTGCCTGTTGAAACCTATATCGATCAACATGTAACAAAGGCTACTGAGCATCTGCAGGAATTAGGAGTAGAAGTAGTTGTTACCGGAAATACTGAGAAAGTTATTTCTCAGTATCCAAAAAATGGAGATGTAGTGTTGAAGGGCGGACAAGTTATCCTGAAAACAGCAGGAGAAACCACGTTACCTGACTTTACTGGGTGGTCTAAGCGAGAATTGCTTGCTTATCAAACCTTAAGTGGCTTGTCGTTAGAAATTGTTGGGCAAGGTTACGCAATGACACAAAGTGTTGCAACAGATGAAATAGTAGGAGACAATGAGCCGGTAGTTATCGAGCTTCAACCGCCTGAAATCTACTATCCTGCGCAAGCAGAAGCTAAAGAACAAAATGTCTTAGAAAATCCAACACTTGAAATAGAAGTTGAAACACCTCAACAAGAAATAGAAACAGAAATCCCAACAGATGAAATGACCGAGTAA
- the ftsL gene encoding cell division protein FtsL has product MALNARTEAYIQQPAVPQKASQQLKKKKNVVTKGEKILYSAFVAVCILCALLVLHNQSTIQASTQEIQTIERSVNETVKQNTDLSVQVSELSSYQRIWSKAKELGLKLNDHNVKVVPGQ; this is encoded by the coding sequence ATGGCACTGAATGCAAGAACAGAAGCATACATCCAACAGCCGGCCGTTCCTCAAAAGGCGAGCCAGCAGCTAAAAAAGAAAAAAAATGTAGTTACAAAAGGTGAAAAAATTCTATATTCAGCCTTTGTAGCCGTATGTATTTTATGTGCGTTACTGGTTTTACATAACCAATCGACCATTCAAGCATCTACTCAGGAAATTCAAACAATTGAACGTTCAGTCAACGAAACAGTAAAGCAAAATACAGATTTGTCGGTACAGGTAAGTGAACTGTCTTCCTATCAGCGCATTTGGTCAAAAGCAAAAGAGCTTGGTCTTAAGTTGAATGACCATAATGTAAAGGTAGTGCCTGGACAATGA
- the rsmH gene encoding 16S rRNA (cytosine(1402)-N(4))-methyltransferase RsmH gives MFNHTTVLLHETVDGLNVRPDGIYVDCTLGGAGHSEYLVQQLSDQGHLYCFDQDATAIAHAKEKLQKYLHRITFIHANFKFLKEQLEMHGVEKVDGILYDLGVSSPQLDTPERGFSYHNDAPLDMRMDQSAELSAYHVVNEWSFEDLVRIFHRYGEEKFSKQIVRKIEVAREQQPIETTGQLVACIKDGIPAFARRKGGHPAKRVFQAIRIAVNDELGAAETSLQDAVDLLAIGGRISVITFHSLEDRLCKAIFKEASSLPELPPNLPVIPAGMEPVLKLITRKPILPSEEELEHNNRSRSAKLRIAEKINE, from the coding sequence TTGTTCAATCACACCACGGTTTTACTGCACGAAACTGTCGATGGTCTGAACGTTCGTCCTGACGGAATATATGTAGATTGTACGCTGGGCGGAGCAGGACACAGCGAATATTTGGTTCAGCAATTATCTGACCAAGGTCATTTATATTGTTTCGATCAAGACGCAACGGCAATAGCTCATGCAAAAGAAAAACTACAAAAGTACTTACATAGAATCACTTTTATCCATGCCAATTTTAAGTTTTTAAAAGAACAATTGGAAATGCATGGAGTAGAAAAAGTTGATGGCATTTTATATGACTTAGGCGTTTCTTCTCCACAATTAGATACACCTGAACGAGGCTTTAGTTATCACAATGATGCTCCTTTAGATATGCGAATGGATCAAAGCGCAGAGCTAAGTGCATACCATGTAGTCAATGAATGGTCTTTCGAAGATTTAGTAAGAATTTTTCATCGTTACGGTGAAGAAAAATTCTCCAAACAAATTGTTCGCAAAATAGAAGTTGCACGAGAACAGCAACCGATTGAAACCACTGGACAATTAGTAGCGTGCATCAAAGATGGGATTCCTGCTTTTGCACGTCGAAAAGGTGGACATCCTGCAAAACGCGTATTTCAAGCTATTCGTATTGCAGTAAACGATGAGCTCGGCGCTGCTGAGACATCATTACAAGATGCAGTCGACCTATTGGCTATTGGTGGAAGGATTAGCGTAATTACGTTCCACTCGCTTGAAGATCGACTTTGTAAAGCCATATTTAAAGAGGCTTCTTCGCTTCCGGAATTGCCTCCAAATTTACCGGTAATTCCTGCTGGAATGGAACCTGTCTTAAAATTAATCACAAGAAAACCGATACTTCCTTCTGAAGAAGAACTAGAACATAACAATCGATCAAGGTCCGCTAAATTGCGGATTGCAGAAAAAATAAATGAGTAA
- the mraZ gene encoding division/cell wall cluster transcriptional repressor MraZ yields MFMGEYQHSVDAKGRVIIPAKFREQLGDNFIITRGLDQCLFGYTMDEWQKIEEKLKELPVTKKDARAFTRFFFSGATEVELDKQGRVNIPTTLLTHAKLEKECIILGVSNRFEIWAKDAWESYFAESEESFSEIAENLTDFDF; encoded by the coding sequence ATGTTCATGGGTGAATATCAACATAGTGTTGATGCAAAAGGACGGGTAATTATACCGGCTAAATTCCGTGAGCAGTTGGGCGATAATTTTATTATCACTCGAGGCCTTGACCAGTGCTTATTTGGTTACACGATGGACGAATGGCAGAAAATTGAAGAAAAACTAAAAGAATTGCCAGTCACTAAAAAAGATGCTCGAGCTTTTACACGATTCTTTTTCTCGGGAGCTACGGAAGTGGAACTTGATAAACAAGGACGCGTCAATATACCGACAACATTATTAACTCATGCAAAACTTGAAAAAGAGTGCATTATTTTAGGTGTATCAAATCGTTTTGAAATATGGGCAAAAGATGCATGGGAAAGCTACTTTGCAGAATCTGAAGAATCTTTTAGTGAAATAGCGGAAAATTTAACTGATTTCGATTTTTAA